The DNA segment GCCGGCCACGCGGACATGCTGTGCCCGTTCCAGAATCGCGCAAGCTCTCGCAATCTCCTTGCCGTCGTTGGCGGCTTCGGCTGCCGCGAAGTTAGCCGCGTTGGTCCGAAGCGATTCGACGAAGATTGCTTCCGGACCGCGCAAAACCAGCGCATCGGCCTTGGCTGCGAACGGAGCGTTGCCGGAACGAAGCCGGTTCTCAAACGGTTTGCGAAACGCCGCCCAGTCGGTGAAGCCGAGGCGCCGAGCCAGCCGGACAAAGGTCGTCGGCGTCACCTCCGAGCGCGACGCCAGCACGCGCATCGATACCAATGCGACCTCATCGGGATGGTCTACGAGAAACCGGGCCGCCTTGCGCAATTCCGAGCTCAAATCAGGAATCTCGGTCAAGATGCGCGCCTGCACCGCATCATAATTCATGTCCGGCCCGTCCATGTAACAAGTATTCCTCTTGCTTGATGAAGCGCAACGATCGTAGCATGCCTCGACGTGCCTCAGACACAAAAACTCGGGACGGCTGCAATGGCACGCACAGGATCAAGGGAGAAATAGATGAAACATGAACGGATTACCCTGCGCGGAGCGCAGATCGCCGCTCTTTCGGCTGCACTGCTGTTTGCAGGCAGCGCCGTGGCGCAACAGAAGTTCGTGACCATCGGGACTGGCGGCGTCACTGGCGTTTACTACGCCGCCGGCGGCGCTATCTGCCGGCTCTTGAACAAAGACCGGAAAACGCACGGAATCCGCTGCTCAGTGGAATCGACCGGCGGATCGGCGTTCAACGTCAACACAATCAAGGAGGGCGAACTCGACTTCGGCATGGCGCAGTCCGATATCCAGTACAACGCCTTCAAGGGCGAGGAATCCTTCAAGGAGGGCGGCGCACACGCCGACCTCAGGGCGGTCTTCTCGATTCATCCGGAGCCGTTTACGGTGCTCGCTCATCCGAATGCCGGCGTGACGAAGTTCGAAGACTTCAAAGGCAAGCGCTTCAACGTCGGCAATCCGGGATCGGGCACGCGCGCTTCCATGGAGCGTCTGCTCGCCACGATGGGCTGGACGCTGGCCGATTTTTCGCTTGCGTCGGAACTCAAGGCC comes from the Sinorhizobium garamanticum genome and includes:
- a CDS encoding MurR/RpiR family transcriptional regulator, encoding MDGPDMNYDAVQARILTEIPDLSSELRKAARFLVDHPDEVALVSMRVLASRSEVTPTTFVRLARRLGFTDWAAFRKPFENRLRSGNAPFAAKADALVLRGPEAIFVESLRTNAANFAAAEAANDGKEIARACAILERAQHVRVAGFRSCRAPAHALVYLCRMFRRDVTLLGSDGGSLEAELAALDRKDAVVVIGFAPYSRELGPVVETAQRHGVPMIAIADSIAAPIARHAEVTLRFSTDSPSFFPSVAAALAIVEALAATMLARSGPAAAARVRATELELQGLGAYLPE
- a CDS encoding TAXI family TRAP transporter solute-binding subunit is translated as MKHERITLRGAQIAALSAALLFAGSAVAQQKFVTIGTGGVTGVYYAAGGAICRLLNKDRKTHGIRCSVESTGGSAFNVNTIKEGELDFGMAQSDIQYNAFKGEESFKEGGAHADLRAVFSIHPEPFTVLAHPNAGVTKFEDFKGKRFNVGNPGSGTRASMERLLATMGWTLADFSLASELKADEHGPALCDGKIDGFFYGVGHPSANIQDPTTTCSAKLVSLTGDAVDKLVAENPYYARATIPGGLYNNNPEDTETFGVLATLVTSANVPEESVYQLTKSVFENFDEFKSLHPAFANLDPAKMIKDGLSAPLHPGAEKYYKEKGWLK